Proteins co-encoded in one Candidatus Poribacteria bacterium genomic window:
- the yqeK gene encoding bis(5'-nucleosyl)-tetraphosphatase (symmetrical) YqeK — protein sequence MDFSREKIIEKLKEMLDEERFTHSLAVAELAAKLAERHGYDPAKAELAGLVHDCAKCMSPALLIKKIYEYGVELDEIEKRYPALWHPIVSAYVARDKFGVEDEEILRAIRLHTTGDGEMSLLDKIIYIADYADPTRGYPESDKVRRLAFRDLDEALLETSKQKIIYVLGKGRVMIHPRTVAAHNSAVEAVTSQIRGG from the coding sequence ATGGATTTTTCGAGGGAGAAGATCATCGAGAAGCTGAAGGAGATGCTTGATGAAGAAAGGTTCACTCATTCGCTCGCCGTCGCCGAGCTGGCCGCCAAGCTCGCCGAAAGACATGGTTACGACCCGGCCAAAGCCGAGCTTGCCGGCCTCGTTCACGATTGCGCCAAATGCATGTCCCCAGCGCTGCTTATCAAGAAGATATACGAGTACGGGGTGGAGCTGGATGAGATAGAGAAGAGATATCCGGCGCTGTGGCATCCCATCGTCAGCGCATATGTGGCCAGGGACAAGTTCGGCGTGGAGGATGAGGAGATCCTGAGGGCGATCAGACTGCACACCACCGGCGACGGGGAGATGAGCCTGCTGGATAAGATCATCTACATCGCTGATTACGCCGACCCGACAAGAGGATACCCGGAAAGCGATAAGGTGAGGAGGCTGGCCTTTAGAGATCTGGACGAGGCGTTGCTGGAGACGTCTAAACAGAAGATAATCTATGTGCTCGGCAAGGGCAGGGTGATGATTCATCCCAGGACGGTCGCCGCCCATAACAGCGCCGTGGAGGCGGTGACGTCTCAGATTCGAGGAGGTTGA
- the yacG gene encoding DNA gyrase inhibitor YacG, producing the protein MKVVRLKCPVCGREFEARFSGPHDLPPGFPFCSPRCKLIDLGRWLSEEYKISVPLPGAESLSEGEKKLLVKAFTAEDDPDGFFEGEDHREAEGDA; encoded by the coding sequence ATGAAGGTCGTAAGGCTTAAGTGCCCGGTGTGCGGCAGGGAGTTTGAGGCGAGGTTCTCCGGCCCCCATGATCTTCCACCCGGATTCCCGTTCTGTAGCCCCCGATGTAAGCTTATAGATCTGGGAAGATGGCTCAGCGAGGAGTATAAGATCAGCGTTCCGCTTCCAGGGGCGGAGTCACTGAGCGAGGGGGAGAAAAAGTTATTGGTCAAAGCGTTCACAGCGGAGGACGATCCAGATGGATTTTTCGAGGGAGAAGATCATCGAGAAGCTGAAGGAGATGCTTGA